Genomic DNA from Etheostoma spectabile isolate EspeVRDwgs_2016 unplaced genomic scaffold, UIUC_Espe_1.0 scaffold00007636, whole genome shotgun sequence:
taCAGTTCTACTAGACCATCCTTTGACCTCTGATGACCCTGAGGTCGTTGGGAACTCTCTCAACCTTTAGTCTCTAGTGgcagtgtgacactaggccttactgacacagagctacagaggttagaacagagAATCTcaatttccgtccaagtaaatcatctgaaaaattaataaaaaacactactgtaagcatagtACATGGGCTGTATACTAACATAGTATCtgagccacatgtctcaacttaaaacagaaaaaatccagaaaaaatttactcaaaaaattgattttatatgaatttatttctacagatatgtctgtgcatttttcttatttcttatttcctttcagaaaaaaagcccaaaaagtgcaaaatacaaagcttcttaaataaaaaaacacatccacatcactcacacacatacctgaaataactacatacataaatttatagaaataagtaattataaattgatgaaatggttATAAATGTTATAACTGagttcttatttttactttgacacagctggagccatcacagggttaacattttctggtcaactttggtatcaatcaactcgtcttccTATTGGCTAAACAGGTAGGCCGGTTTCAtaacatctagttttaactggaaggaatagctgtcaatctttcccacgTTGGTCCTCCCTGAACCCTGCAACATGATTGGCTTCTATTAGGGCAAGCTCGGGTTACACTAGATGGATTGGCTGACAcgacctgtcaatcaaatcCTTAGAGAGAGAATCTGCCGGTGTGCTCAGTTCCTCTGTGGCAGACGGGGGGCAAAGACAGAACCAATCACAGCCCATAAAAACCAAACTATTCAGCTTTCTATCCGTCTAAACTCGGCCATGATTATGATTATAACTGCTATAAGTcaccttatgctttgtgtgtttaGCTTAATGGAATCacgagactttaagctttctaatgatgAGCTGCATGAACGTgtttatgaagatttaatgcttcAATTTATGAAAACGTTAGAGTCGAGAAAAGGTTTTGATGAATTATaatgttatttatgtttattattgcacataggagaactgttttagactcACACATGATTGTGTAGCGTTGctgtgtaatatcaataaatatgacattattatgttgattattggcattaGCAAATATCCTGAGGGCAAAAGTGTCTGGACttcttttgagaaaatgtacagtgggtacggaaagtattcagaccccttaaatttttcactctttgttcattgcagcctttttccaaaaatcaaaaaagttcattttattctcagtaatgtacactcagcaaacccatcttgacagaaaaaaacagaaatttagaaatttttgcatatttattaaaaaacaaaaactgaaatatcacatggtcataagtattcagaccctttgttcagtatttagtagaagcacccttttgatctaatacagccatgagtcgttttgggaaagatgcaacaagtttttcacatctggatttgggtatcctctgccattcctccttgcagatcctctccagttctgtcaggttggatggtaaacgttggtggacagtcattttcaggtctctccagagatgctcaattgggttaagtcagggctctggctgggccattcaagaacagcACGGAGtgttgtgaagccactccttcgttattttagcggtgtgcttagggtcattgtcttgttggaaggtaaaccttcggcccagtctgaggtccagagcactctggaaaaggttttcgtccaggatatccctgtacttggccgcattcatctttccctcgattgcaaccagtcgtcctgtccctgcagctgaaaaaacacccccacagtatgatgctgccaccaccatgcttcactgttgagactgtattggacaggtgatgagcagtgcctggttttctccacacataccgcttagaattaaggccaaaaagttctatcttggtctcatcagaccagaggattttatttatcaccatcttggagtccttcaggtgttttttagcaaactccatgcgggctttcatgtgtcttgcactgaggagaggcttccgtcgggccactctgccataaagccccgactggtggattgctgcagtgatggttgacttactacaactttctcccatctccgactgcatctctggagctcagccacagtgaccattgggttcttctttgcctctctcaccaaggctcttctcccccgatagctcagtttggccggacggccagctctaggaagggttctggtcgtccaaacgtcttccattgaggattatggaggccactgtgctcttaggaatcttaagtgcagcagaaatttttttgtaaccttgaccagatctgtgccttgccacaattctgtctctgagctcttcaggcagttcctttgacctcatgattgtcatttgctctgacatgcactgtgagctgtaaggtcttatatagacaggtgtgtggctttcctaatcaagtccaatcagtataatcaaacacagctggactccaatgaaggtgtagaaccatctcaaggatgatcagaagaaatagacagcacctgagttacatatgagggtcacggcaaagggtctgaatacttatgaccatgtgatatttcagtttttctttttaataaatttgcaaaaatttctacatttctgtttttttctgtccaagatggggtgctgagtgtacattactgagaaataaaatgaacttttttgattttggaaaatggctgcaatgaaacaaagagtgaaaaatttaaaggggtctgaatactttccgtacccactgtatttGGTCGTCTGTATAAGTTCTGATGATTATGTCTTCCCAGGGGGACTCCCAGGACATATGAGACGGGTTTTAGAGAGACTGGCTCAGCTGGTCCTGCTCTGGGtatgatatcaatacatatctggaagattcatgttccctttatttcttaatttgtctttaaggtcctccAACCATTTTACCATCCAGTGACCGGACTGCAGCCCAGATTGTCCTGAAAGACATGATGTTGGTGTCCTGACTGGAGACACCAGGGTTGATGTTTGTCCTGAAAGACATGATGTTGATGTCCTGACTGGAGAcaccagggttgatgttttacaagtttttatggaaaataaaaacagacagacaatgaGCTGTAAAAATGACCTCAGGTCTCTGATTCTGCTTCTTATTGGTCCATCAGGGATGTTGTGTCTCCGTCAAGTGGCTGAAACCAAGAACTCCATCCGGTCTGTACTGGACTCCATCTCTTTCAGAGTCCAGGTCCACTTATTTCCAGCAGACTTCCGAAGAGACGCCGTGGACCAGTCCCTTATTGTAGACGTTCATCACAGCTCTCCACAGTCTGGTACTTCACATTAATCCCAGCTCTCTGGAGAGGACCGGGTCCACctcacagagagcagagaccaGAACCGAGCTGGCCTCACGTCCTTTTCTTCTCACCGTGTCCACCACGTCTCGGGCTTTGTCTGCTCGGCCTCGTGGTCTGGCTGAGTCCATTTCACCGTCAGTTAGAACACCTCGCTGAAGGAGGTGATCCAGAAGCTGGTTCAGAACTGGATCAGACACTCGAGTCACCAACTGGGCCCGAACCAGCAACAGCATGTCTTCTGGGGGATAACTGTTCTCTGTGGAGAATGTGTCCTCTGCTGGGACATTCCTCCGTGGATCTGGACCATCTGGACCTGGAGAAATGGGGAAATACTGTTAGGTTGTGTTCTCCTTTAAGAAGTAATCAGAAACCTAAAGGGAGAGAtccatatttcatatttcatctgtttacctagatggagacttgtctttctaacctgtctctgtgtctaacctccgtccccgtcctctgtctctgtgttgggaCTCTAACCTGCGGCAGATTTCCAAGGGCTATAGTTACCTGGTCCACAGTTGGGTTCACCGGCTCTCTCACTTTTGTCCTTCTTTATACACTCATTTCTTCCCTGTTTCCCACTAGAAGagttgtattttatttgacCCCTTGAAGCAATTCATTACTCACTGCTCatttcaaaacatatttttacttCATTTATTCTTCCATGGAGCAGTATTCAGAGCaatagttacctggtcctcagatctctgcagggtaaatccagacagctagctagactatctgtccaatctgaggactatggttacctggtcctcagatctctgcagggtaaatccagacagctagctagactatctgtccaatctgaggactatggttacctggtcctcagatctctgcagggtgaatccagacagctagctagactatctgtccaatctgaggactatggttacctggtcctcaggtctctgcagggtaaatccagacagctagctagactatctgtccaatctgaggactatggttacctggtcctcagatctctgcagggtgaatccagacagctagctagactatctgtccaatctgaggactatggttacctggtcctcaggtctctgcagggtaaatccagacagctagctagactatctgtccaatcagagtctctattgacaactaaaactacttctgaacgagacatgttccaccaaaacaacttccttcctgagactaatGAGCAGCGGCACAGTGGCtctgtccggagcttagccccgcccacattgattctgattggtttgaagGAATTCCAACAGCTTGAATAATGACCGAGATGTGAAGGTCTCTGAATGCATATCAGAGCTTCCATATCTATTGGTTGGTATGACTGCGGTCTAACGGGGACATCAAGTGGAGTTCTGCTGCAGGGGGGTCAACCCTCACCTCTCAGACGCACGTCACACTTCAGGACTTCTGTCCTCTCGCTGTCCTGGAATATTAAAGTCACGTCCTCTGGGATCGTCTCCAGGAGAACTTGAAACGTTGGATGGTAATTTGGTCCATACCTTAAGTGAAATGGAGCTCTCTGAAACCAGAAGACACGAGACAGTTTTAGATCTGGCTGATGGGAACATGTCTTCAACATGAGGACGGTGTTAGCACCACAAGACCCTGGACTCACTTCAGGCTGGATCCTGTGGACACCAGGCTCACAGTGGACACTGTAACTCTGACCAGATCTGACATCACAGTAGGAAGGGATGGGGATGTGCTCGGCGTCTTCGTATTGCTCTTTGACCTTCAACAGGACATTTACTGGTTTAGTTTAGTCCGCAAAACAACAAGAGTCCACAACGTccagaataaaaacacatcaatcagACTGGAGGTCCATTATTAAAAGGGTTGGTCCTGGTTCatcatgttttcatttggaagGCTGGAAGACTCCTGTACAGCATCGCCACGTAGCGGCTAATTAACTAGCCTGAGCCACATAGCGGCTAATTAACTAGCCGGAGCCATATAGCAGCTAATTAACTAGCCTTAGACACATAGTGGCTAATTAACTAGCTTGAGCCACATAGAGGCTAATTAACTAGCCTGAGACACATAGCGGCTAACTAACTAACCATCGCCACGTAGCGGCTTATTAACTAGCCTGAGACACATAACGGCTAATTAACTAGCCTGAGCCACATAGCGGCTAATTAACTAGGCTAAGCCACATAGCGGCTAATTAACTAGCCTGAGACACATAGTGGCTAATTAACTAGCCTGAGACACATAGCAGCTAATTAACTAGCCTGAGGACAACGCTAGCTCTCAGACTGATGTTTACCACAGCGTGAGGAAGATAAAGTAAAGCGTTGAGGCGGACGGGGAGAACATCAGACAGCGTTACCTCATTTAAAGGGACGTTGCCAGGCAGCAGCAACACATTGAGTACTGGACCAGCAGTGTACGAAGATCGGAGGAACAGCAGAACTTGGGTCTCTATCGGCAGCGAGAGGTTCACaaatttttaaagaaatccaGACGAGGCccaagagagagaggtgggggacCTTCAGGACCACATGAGTGTCTGTAATCTTCAGCGGCTCCAAGATGCTCATCCCATCATCAGAGATGTGGACGACAGACAGCAGGCCGTCAACAAGCAGCGCTGGGGGGGCAGAGACCTGTTAACCTTTCTGGTACTGGTCCAAGCTTCATCTACCCTTCATCTGGTTCTACTggacccaccccccccccccccatacatacacagacacacacacctctacccTTTATCTGGTTTACTggaccccccacacacacacctctacccTTCATCTGGTTCTACTGGAACCCATGGTCATTCActctggacccccccccccccccccccccccccacctgtaccttattttttaattagttcCACATGTGATCTGTCTGGAGAGCGTGTTAAGTCTTGTGTATAACTAGTACCCATGAGTACACATCTGTGCAGTAGTACTACTTCCTGTCTTACCTTCCTTGGTGTCACAGTGGGGGAGGTGGAGCTGACAGACTGCTCCATCCTCTGAACACTTGATGTCAAACAGCGGCCCTGCAGCCATCCTGCCAGCTGATGGAGGAGGCTCTCATCCCATGGGACAATGTTGTACCGCAGCTCCGCCTCCTGGGACATAACAAACACCAGTCCGGTCAGAGCACACCGGAACACACCTGGACCAGGACACCTGAACCTGTGGGACACAGAAGGGCCAATCACAAGCCAGCTCTCCCTCTGTGGGTCCAACAGTGAGCTGAGTTAAAGCGTGCTCTGTGTTTTATTCATCTCGTACGGAGAGTTGTCCACGTTTCAGTCTTCCTTCCTGAACTAACAACCTGCGATCATCCGACCGTCTGACACACAGATCAGGGATCCTTCAGCTGATCTAAAACAGCGTGTCAGCATCCACCCAGGCTCTAAAACACGTTGGCAGCAACTGATTGGGGCTAAAGTCAGGCGTAATCTGCCcggcaacacaaacacaaaaactccTCCAGCTTTAGTCCTGGTAAAAAGTCCTAAAACTAGAAATGGGATCACTGCTGACTCAGAAAGTCTCTCTGGATGAGAGagaagcagcagctgcaggaggAAGAAGGGAACGAGCTTTAAAAGTGGAGGGTAAGCACTGGAAGCAGGGACAGGtgacgtgggggggggggggcagttctGCTGGAGTCTCCTGATCCAGTATAAAGAGATAAAGGGGACATTAGATTAAAGTGGAGCTGCTGAATGATGAAGGACTGGGCATTGGAGGACTGGGTTACCTGTATGAAGTCTCTCCAGACTCAGTCAGCAGCTCAGCTGTGAAGGGGGACATTtcctggaagaagaagaagaagagttgaTTAGAAACTGCCCCCCCAACTCTCACAGTCCTGTCTATGTGACAGGATCCTCACCACTTCCCTTTCTACTCCACGTGCACTATTTCCTCTGTATCCACCACTTCCCTTTCTACTCCACGTGCACTATTTCCTCTGTATCCACCACTTCCCGTTCTACTCCACGTGCACTATTTCCTCTGTATCCACCACTTCCCTTTCTACTCCACGTGCACTATTTCCTCAGTATACGTGCACAGATGAAGCCTGCAGGACTGTCTGACAGCAGCTCGTGGTTTCAGagatgaggaagaagagaagagattGACTGAgttgatgatgaagaggaagagaagagagagaggagaaggtaAAGGAACAGTAAACCCTGGAGGGGGTCACactgaggaccccccccccccagtctgaccACTGCCAGATGAATTAAATGTTAAAGTGAAAGACTGACATCTGGATGGAGAGCCTCTCCACAcacaagctgctgctgcttcaacCTCTCTGGACCATCAGGAGACAGCTGGTCCTCTCTGCTGTCCTCACACACATCAGGGTCTGTCTTTGATGGAGACGGATCTGGGAGACAAGAGGACACAGCAGAGGGTAAACTCCCTTTGGGAAATCCTGGTGACCCACATTAATAAAGGTCTAGCAGAGGTCCATCAGAGCCCTTTGGAGCAGGTCTTTCTCCTCATGGTTCCTGTTGCTATCTACTGACAACTTTCAATAAAGTCCCAATGGAGATATTAAATCATGGTTAAGTCCAGACCACGTCCAAAGTGGGTCGGTACAAAGTCAAGACTGAGTTTCTCCAATAACATTCAACAGAAAtgagagactgaagacagagaagaagaaagcagcAGACCTGCTGTGGTTACTGGACCAACCAGAACCTTAAAGCTCCAGCAGCTAGTCTCCAGTTCTGGTCCTGCTTTAACAGCCCCGTTATGTTTCTTTGAGATATTTACTCACCTGCTTCCTGTCTGGCAGGTGCAGCCCTGTAGACTCTGTCCTCCACCCTGAAGggataaaaatgaataaagcaGTTATCTTCTGGGGAGAGGTCCACTAAATCCTCATCAGATGAACCTTTAACTTATTTCCTTCAGTCAGACTGATCTCAGAGCTGTGACTAAGATGAAGTGATCAGCTGTTTAGTGTTGAAATGAGAGAAGAAACACTGAGATCAGATTTGATGGTTGGACAGGTTGATGTCTCTGATCATGATGTCATGCTGTCAGCTGGAATCCAGATTTATTTCCTGCAGacatcaacacaacaacaacagtcgTCTTCACATCAACTCAAACACATGATCACAACAAGCTTCTGGCTCATCTGATTGGCtgactgtcctctctctcctctcacagCTTCACTGAGAAGGTTGGAGGTCTACAGGAAATACTGGATCTGTGCGTTAATCATGTAGGCGCTGTGGAagacggctgcctctccagtagctctccgGTTTTCTAGCTCCTTTACTTCCTCGAGTGCAGTCCTGCTCTCCTACGCTCCCCTACTATCTCCTGTTTTTGTCTACTTGTTGTGTGGagactttctttctctgtccccgctgcctgctgttttcctgggaaCTTTTGAAATGGATTTGATTAACTGatcactcagcgctattgacaagattttttcagcCAAGCATGCTTCACTGGGGGAGACGACCTTTCCCGGTGGAACATAAGCTGCAGGCTACGCTCGCGATTCTTGGGAAAATTTTGCAAGCGGTCTGCTTGGATGTAGAAGATttgtggataattggaattctgttgggaGGTTCTCTGGTCCTGGGATTTGAAATCTCCCTAAATCATTgtaaaattggtaagacagccgccagtaAAATTGCCCCAAGGCTGTCAGGGAACTTAAAGAGGGTTTGAATGTATTGAACGAGAagctgaaggttttacatcagaGGGCTGATCAGAACGGTGAACTGTGTCGTAACATCTCAGACTGTGGAAGCGCAGAGGAGGATGGACTCTATCGGGGCTCAGTCGGTGGACTCCAAGGCCCAGTTGGTGGACTCCATCGGGGCCCAGTCGGTGGACTCCATCGGGGCTCAGTCGGTGGACTCCATCGGGGTTCAGTCGGTGG
This window encodes:
- the LOC116678666 gene encoding uncharacterized protein LOC116678666 — protein: KFVNLSLPIETQVLLFLRSSYTAGPVLNVLLLPGNVPLNEVKEQYEDAEHIPIPSYCDVRSGQSYSVHCEPGVHRIQPERAPFHLRYGPNYHPTFQVLLETIPEDVTLIFQDSERTEVLKCDVRLRGPDGPDPRRNVPAEDTFSTENSYPPEDMLLLVRAQLVTRVSDPVLNQLLDHLLQRGVLTDGEMDSARPRGRADKARDVVDTVRRKGREASSVLVSALCEVDPVLSRELGLM